The Halomonas sp. KG2 genome contains a region encoding:
- a CDS encoding GNAT family N-acetyltransferase, translating to MLSTNVTSTNVTSANVSQTPSTPTPRIIYREGFTRDAADQAEVFYHAVMQSAASHYGVDERRAWANALPREASAWAARQTLYTTLVASCDGRCVGFLELDIAAKRIETLYVWPSLTGRGIGTTLLIHAERMLLEQGVSSVEIEASSVLYERLIRRGFSNLGEQWVERSGELLKRYRLVKKLNAVET from the coding sequence ATGCTAAGTACCAACGTGACAAGCACCAACGTGACAAGTGCTAACGTGAGCCAAACACCTTCTACGCCTACTCCAAGAATTATCTATCGTGAAGGGTTTACCCGTGACGCAGCTGACCAAGCAGAGGTGTTTTATCACGCCGTGATGCAGAGTGCCGCTTCCCACTATGGTGTAGACGAACGCCGAGCTTGGGCGAATGCTCTGCCACGCGAGGCAAGCGCCTGGGCGGCCAGACAAACGCTTTATACTACGCTGGTCGCCAGCTGTGATGGGCGATGCGTAGGTTTTTTAGAGCTGGATATTGCGGCCAAACGCATAGAGACACTTTATGTGTGGCCTTCACTGACTGGACGTGGGATCGGTACCACACTGTTGATACACGCTGAACGTATGTTGCTTGAGCAGGGCGTATCGAGTGTAGAAATTGAAGCAAGCTCAGTGCTTTATGAACGCTTGATTCGCCGAGGTTTTAGCAACCTCGGCGAGCAGTGGGTAGAGCGCAGTGGCGAGCTTTTGAAACGCTATCGCTTAGTCAAAAAGCTTAACGCTGTCGAAACCTGA
- the tsaA gene encoding tRNA (N6-threonylcarbamoyladenosine(37)-N6)-methyltransferase TrmO: protein MHDISITEPFTINPIGYIESDYPDKFGIPRQPGLATAAKATLVLTPPFNTPLSVRGLEAFSHLWISFIFHRSPEEWVPLVRPPRLGGNKKIGVFASRSTHRPNRLGLSLVELVGIDTHHGVRLLLKGADLMTGTPVADIKPYLPWTEAVPNARSGYASAPPPFYPVEFSSAAETALAERADASDLRRLITQVLGQDPRPAYHQDQLEREYGMQLRDVNIRFQVQQMPELGNVVYIINIQKNN, encoded by the coding sequence ATGCACGATATATCCATAACTGAGCCATTTACCATCAACCCTATAGGTTATATTGAAAGCGACTACCCTGATAAGTTTGGCATTCCTCGCCAACCAGGACTAGCGACGGCAGCGAAAGCGACACTGGTATTAACGCCCCCCTTCAACACACCGTTAAGCGTTCGTGGACTTGAAGCATTTAGCCACTTATGGATCAGCTTTATATTTCACCGCAGCCCCGAAGAGTGGGTTCCCCTTGTACGCCCTCCCCGACTGGGTGGCAATAAAAAAATAGGGGTATTCGCGAGTCGCAGCACACACCGGCCTAATCGTTTAGGGCTATCACTTGTTGAGCTAGTGGGAATTGATACGCACCATGGTGTACGCCTACTGCTCAAAGGAGCAGATTTAATGACAGGCACGCCCGTAGCGGATATCAAACCTTACCTGCCTTGGACTGAAGCCGTTCCGAATGCACGCTCAGGCTATGCCTCTGCACCGCCACCTTTTTACCCCGTAGAATTCTCCTCAGCGGCCGAAACAGCGCTCGCTGAACGCGCAGATGCTAGTGACTTAAGGCGGCTCATTACCCAAGTATTAGGCCAAGACCCACGACCCGCTTACCATCAGGATCAACTAGAACGGGAATATGGCATGCAGTTAAGAGATGTCAATATTCGTTTTCAAGTACAACAGATGCCTGAGCTAGGCAATGTCGTTTATATAATCAACATTCAAAAAAACAACTAA
- the nadC gene encoding carboxylating nicotinate-nucleotide diphosphorylase produces MHYENALAEEIRASAARLLAEDIGPGDITAQLIPENQWATASIITREPAVLCGVAWVDEIFRRLDNRVTLRWQAADGDSLQADQCFLELEGPARSLLTGERAALNMLQTLSATATSTRHYVDLIEGTNVRLLDTRKTLPGMRLAQKYAVTCGGGHNHRIGLWDAFLIKENHITACGGIKAAVEQARKLASDLPVEVEVETFEELDQALAAKADIIMLDNFALEDLHVAVEINGGRATLEASGNVGAATLKAIADTGVDCISSGALTKDLKSIDLSMRITHTFDI; encoded by the coding sequence ATGCATTATGAAAACGCTCTTGCCGAAGAGATACGCGCTAGCGCAGCCCGCTTACTAGCTGAGGATATTGGCCCTGGCGATATTACAGCGCAGCTAATCCCTGAGAACCAATGGGCAACCGCCAGCATCATTACGCGTGAACCCGCAGTACTTTGTGGTGTTGCTTGGGTAGATGAGATTTTTCGACGGTTAGATAACCGCGTTACGCTACGTTGGCAGGCAGCAGACGGCGACTCTCTTCAAGCAGATCAGTGTTTTTTAGAGCTAGAAGGGCCTGCTCGCAGCCTACTGACCGGTGAACGAGCGGCCCTAAATATGCTGCAAACATTGTCTGCCACAGCTACCTCAACACGACATTATGTTGATTTAATTGAAGGCACTAATGTCCGTTTACTAGATACGCGTAAAACGTTGCCTGGAATGCGCCTCGCCCAAAAGTACGCCGTAACCTGCGGCGGTGGACATAATCATCGTATAGGATTGTGGGATGCTTTCTTAATTAAAGAGAATCATATTACTGCTTGTGGCGGTATTAAGGCAGCCGTTGAGCAAGCTCGTAAACTGGCAAGTGACCTGCCAGTAGAGGTAGAGGTGGAAACGTTTGAGGAGCTTGATCAGGCACTGGCCGCAAAGGCAGACATTATCATGCTCGATAATTTCGCCTTAGAAGACTTACATGTAGCCGTCGAAATAAATGGTGGGCGGGCAACACTTGAGGCCTCTGGCAATGTCGGCGCAGCCACATTAAAGGCAATTGCCGATACTGGTGTTGACTGTATTTCCAGCGGCGCACTTACCAAAGACCTAAAATCGATCGATTTATCGATGCGTATTACCCACACCTTCGACATTTGA